The following DNA comes from Camelus dromedarius isolate mCamDro1 chromosome 6, mCamDro1.pat, whole genome shotgun sequence.
GGAGGCCACCATCTCCCTGGGAGTTCTGGCGTCCTGGAGGCCTCGTTTTGGGTAATGCCACCGAGGAATTTTCTGAAATTCAATAATGTTTGCCTGGATAAGCTGCTCTAAAATAGCTTTACGTGCTCCAGGAGGTCCAAGCAAACGTCCTGTAAGCAGGAAGTCCCCCTTTGCTTTTCTTGTAGAGGGTCAGGTAAGATGCAGAGAGTCAGCGAGGTGGCCAGAGCAAGGATGACAAACAATAGCACCAAGGACCATGAACACTTTTCTAGTGatttctgtgccaggcaccattctaattGGGGTCCTTACAGACACAATCTCActtcagtcctcacaacaactccGTGAAGTAGATACTAGCGTGAGGccctgatggggaaactgaggcacagagaggtaaggTGAGTGgcctaggtcacacagctgctgagTTGGCCCTGCCTCCTAGCTCGGTTTCCCTTCTGCCCCCTTGACCCACACATCCCCCAGTGCACGGCCCACATAATCATTAGGTAGAGTAGGATTCACAACCAATAcgctgaaaatattttaatctaatttaaagtcagaagaaaaaaccaaaattttaGGTAGAAGAAATGTTAATAGATAATATTAACATATTCATCTTTAGACCAACACACTTGTAAAATATGATTTCTTCCCCTTTTGATTGaaatacagttggtttacaatgctgtctcagtttctggtgtacagcataatgtttcagtcacacataaaCATAcgcatattccttttcatatcttttttcattatatgttactacaaggtattgaatatagttccctgcattaTACAGTAggatttgttgtttatctattttatatatagtagttagtatttgcaaatcccgaactcccagtatatccctccccacccttcttcTCCCTGgcaccagaagtttgttttctacatctgtgtattattttttatggtggaAGGGCCCAGGAGGGCAAAAGTACCCAGGGCCCTCAAAAGTAACATCGCCCTGCCTCAATGAACAGTTTTGTGGGGCAGCTGTGTTTATCTGGGTGATCCTCTGAATAATgcattgtaattttcttttttgaggggtgggtaattaagtttattattattatttttaatggaggtactggggattgaacccagggcctcacacATGCtgagcatacactctaccactaagctgtaccctccccctccccctgaccCATTGTAACTTTCTAACGGAGTCTGCTGTTGCTGGCAGGAGCCCGAGCAATCAATCACCTGGTCAGGACCTTCAGTTTACAGAAGAGCCTGGGGTCTAGGGGGAGCGAACTAGACTTCCTGTACCCTGATCTCTCCAGCTGCTGAGCCCATCAGCAAGGTCCCCCAGAGTGTGGGAGATCAGGACAGTCCCCTGATTCTGCCTGAGTAAGCTTCTGAGGCAGGGAAGAGCCCTGATTGCAGGCGAAGGAGGTGTCACCTCCAGCAGGCACAATAAGATCCGAGACTCTTACACATCAGCTGTCAAGATCTCAGTCACCAAAGCAAAGGGTGGGGGtgctcttccttctttctaaCCTCCTCCCCGAGGGCGGTTGGTCCTCTGGGCACCTTTTCGCCCTTGCAGGACTTTCCTGGATGTCTAGATGTCACTTGGATGAAATAGGGCAAGGGGAGCACACGGTGAGGTACATACATGGAAGAAGCTTTGCAAATCCCAGAGTCCTGGCAGGCCAGATGGGACCATCACAGCAGGAGGCTTCTCACCACCTGGGGTCCAATGGTTGGTATAATCCCTCACCCCTGGGAGCATCTGGAGATGGTTTAAAGCCAAGAAGTCTTCCTGGCAGGTGCTCTGGATGGTCTCCACTCTGCCCAGCACCTCATTCTTGGATAGGGGGCACTGGCCAGGGGGTGGATGTGCCTCTGAGGAAGGAGGCTGGCAGACAGCACATAGGTGACCCTGTGTGAATAACAGAGCCCGCTGTCCTCGGAGGAGGCAGCTGTATGCCAGGCCCCTGACCCAGGCTTAcatcccctccttcccacccctgcacACTCAGCAGGCCTTGCGAACGAGCTGTCCCTCAACACTTGTGGGGTATGTGTTcccatctctgtcttctcttcctaACTTGTTTCTCAAAGAGGGGCTTCCCTGTGAACTCACATGTTAAAATAATCGATAGAGAGGAATTTGCCTAAGATGGTATACCCCTTGGATGACCTTTTCagtctggaaaaagaaaagattaaaaatttagCAGCTTCCTAATAATCCCAGGGATCAGTTGAAACAAAAATATCTTGTCTAAGCTCCCAGCTGCCTGGTTCGGTGGTGTGTCCCGGTTAGGAGAGCATCCAGAAGCCTGAGGTTTCCCCTCTGTTTGTGAGGAGAAATCGTGCATACTGTATCACAGTCATTTCATAATACAGCATTGGAAAtgttcttacattttttaaaagccacttaCCTGCGATGATAATCTGATATACAGTTACTCCGGTTAGGAGACAGGCATCTTGTATGGTAATGTAATTCTTTGGATGCAAAGTTATTAACCAGTAGGAAAACTAACACATCATTACTTTTGTATGAAATACCACTCACCTTCTGCCTATGTGATGATCAACTAGTATCTatgtatattttatgcatttatgatgaacctaacttaaaatttttttttaatatttctaggCTCTGTGGTTCACCCAtgagttttttcaaattgttgtaaatctccaaaaatgtttccaacaTATTTATTGGAAGAAAATCCACGTCTAATTGGACTTGTGCAGTTCAAACTTGtgatgttcaagggtcaactgcataaGTTTTCAGCCCACAAAGTTATCACAAAGTGAATTTATCAATGGTCGTCACCCAGCCCAAGAAGTAAAACAGGACCCACAGATAAACACAGTATTAGAAACCTTGTTGTGGGTCAGATAAAATTGAGTGCCAAGCTTCTGTGCTATGTATTCTGGTACTTCTCATCTGACACGTCCTGAAAGGATTTCAGAATCTCATACACTGTTGCTTTCTCTGTGATCTAAGCGTGTACACAGATCTTGTCTTATACCAGGTTGAAGTCTTCTAGAGGGCAGTACCCCAGCTGTCTGTTAGGTACCTTAGGTATAGTTCAAATGATGAATGAATCCACCCTGGGTGTGCTGGTGCACCAACCCTGCGTCAGAGGCTCTTTCTGTCCTTTCTAGAACGAATGACCAGGGCCTACACTCCAGCACTAGAGCAACTAATGTTCCTCTGCCCTGTGGAGACAGCCCTGGAATATAGAAAGTAGTAATCCAGCTCGTCCACTCGTGCAACAAGCATGAATAAAACCACCCACATTGCCTTAGGAAATGCACTTGAGgtagacacagtccctgccctcatggagaaAGTTCAGACACCCAATATGTCAAGAAGTGGCAAGAAAACCCTCATGGAATTCTAAGCCACTGCCTCAGCCCTGCTCCACTCAGGGTCCccggggaagggggctggggctgtctcccagcccagtgcTAGAGAGGAATGCACCTTAACTAGCTGTCTTCACCCTTCTGCAGGCCCTGCTATCCCGGTGGGCATGGATGTGCAGGTGGAGAGCCTGGACAGCATCTCAGAGGTGGACATGGTACGTGGTGCCCTTGGTGGGCAGCTCCAGCGTGGGATTGTGTGGCTGAGGTCCTGTGATATCTTGGGTCGGTCAGGTTGGGCAAGGCAGGTGGGCGGAGCCAGGAACTGGAGGGGCTAAAACTGGGACTTAGAGGTTGGCCCAGGTGCAGTAAAATCTAGAACAGGGATTCCCAAGCTTCGTGGGTAAAAGTAACCTGAGGGGTTGGTGAACTGGAGACCCGCATCCCAGGCTTCCTGATTCAGTCTCTGGGAGTGAGGCTTAGTCCCTTCCATTTTCAACACACTCCTCAAGTGATGTGAGGGGtcggatgaaccccacttggagGAGCACAGAAGGTGGACCTGTTCACTTGGAAATTCTGCAGGTCTCTGATCACCAATGCCTGCTGGGAGCAAAGCTCCCTTCTCATTGTCTGGCAAGGCCCAGCAAGTTCAGGTGGATGAAAGGTTCTCCAAAGAACCATCGTTTCAGCTGAGACTTGACAGCTGTGGGAGGGCCGAGCAAGAGTGTGTATGTGGGTCTCTGAGGCAGAAGAAACAGGGAGTTTGCAAACTGAAAGAGAAGCATCCAAaatggagggaagggggctggaagAGTTGGGCGGGTGGGGCAGTGCTCCCCTCCACAGGCGGACCCTGCAGGACAACAGGGGTGTCTGGGTGTGGTTGGTAGGCTCGAGGTGGGCACTACGCTCTGAACCTGCCACCGCTTGCATCTTTCCACCCTTCCTTCACCGGCTCCCAGCAGAAGCTCTTTGGGAAGGGACTTACTCATGTGCACTTGTGTCTTAGCCCTGGCTACAGCATAAGGGCTACACTCTTGGGTTAAGGTGCTTTTTAACAGGACAAGCCTTCAGGCTGAAATTATCCTAGGTATGCAGCTGCCCGTCATCTCATCGTTCATTCCCTCCATTTTCCCAACCTGCAAATATTTATCGAGCATCTACTATTGTGCCTTGCCAGACTAAACTAGGGTCTGGAGCTTTGATGGTGGACAGGGTACAATTCTGCCTTCAAAGATCTTATAAGTCTGATGGTAGAAACCCTCCTACATGGGACACTTGATTATCTGGGTTTCTAGAAGCATCTGCTAAGTTGAATTGAATGGTTAGCCAAATGTGTGCAAAGGTCTAAATGAGAGAAAGAAGGGCTTTGGGGAAATCCTACCCTGCTGACCCCCTGGCCAGGCAGTGGGCATCACAGCAGTGGTTCATGTGCAGAGCCTGAAGGACGGGCTGCGCAACAGCCCGGGCTCCAACCTCACGAGGCATGAAAACGagccattctctttctttctttccttctttttttttggtgggtgaaGGTCAttatgtctgtttatttttagaggaggtactggggattgaacccaggaccttgtgtatgctaagcatgctctctaccgctgacctataccctcccctcaccaTTCTCTTTCCTGGGGCAATAGCATCAGTGCCTCCCCCGTGGTCCTGCAGGGCTGCAAAACTGTCACCTCTGATTCTGGAGGCTGAGCCTGCAGTGTCCATCACAGTGGGGGATGGAGGGTCTACTGTAAGGAAGAGAGCTCTGTATGCTGATTCTGTCCGGTCTCACCCTGGCTCTCCCAGGACTTCACCATGACCTTGTACCTGCGGCATTACTGGAAGGATGAGCGGCTGGCCTTCCCCAGCACCAGCAACAAGAGCATGACCTTCGACGGCCGGCTGGTGAAGAAGATCTGGGTCCCCGATGTCTTCTTTGTTCACTCCAAAAGGTCATTCATCCACGACACCACCACAGACAACATCATGCTGAGGGTGTTCCCGGATGGGCAGGTGCTGTACAGCATGAGGTAACTGTCCATGGGGCCACTGTCCCTGTGTCCAGTGCCATTCTCATGTGTGTGGACTATGCCGGGCATGGTTTTAATGATGTACCACTGGATCGTCAGAGCTGAACTGTGATTTTCTCAAGAGGTGAGAAaacagtatttgctgaatgaattagcTAGTCAAGTCTTGTTTtaaaaaccacaacaaaaaaaaccctctattaaaaaaaaaaaaagtctatgcaTGCTCTGTTCCTTTGGCCCTGAAGACTCTGTCACTGGAGTTGGGTCTGTGGGCTACCTGGGAAGGTCTGAACCTTCTGATGATAATTAGATTTCTCTAAAGATGAAACGGCCACCGTAGTGGTCATGACTTCCCTGTCATCGAGGATCTTAAGCTTGGGTTGGGAGACTAATTGAGCCCGAATGAATTGAGAGAGACAATGACCTTCTTTGTACCCTCCACCCCTGAGAGACTATGACCCAAGCTTACTGGTAATAAACATCAAGACAATAACAATAACTACTGTTTCTTGAGTGCCAGTGCAGACTGGCTTCCGAGCTCATGTGCGTGATGACGCAGTCTTACGCCACAGCCCCCAGGCCTGTTTGTGCAGTCTGCCAGAATGAGATGTTAACTGCTTTGagcgggggctggggaggtggggcatAACCTCCAGGCATCTCTGGGGAAGGCGGCTTGTTGGCTGAGGGCAAtgcccagggaagggggcaggtgtGGGCCATTCACAGCTGACAGCCCCGGTAGCTGGGATCTGGGCTGAGCAAACAGCTTCATCTACAGAAGACGAAACTCTAAAAGTTAAGGTTCCGCAACTTAGATAGATACCTGGGTTTCCAAACTTCTGAAGCAGATGTGAGGAGGCAGCCGCTCTTGGTTGTATCTGCGTTCTTACTCCAGGCAGGCATGTGAGCCAATAACTCACTGCACCAGCTGACATGTTTTGTGGGTTCTAGGATTACGGTCACTGCCATGTGCAACATGGACTTCAGCCACTTTCCCCTGGACTCCCAGACCTGTTCTTTGGAGCTGGAAAGCTGTAAGTATCCGTATTCCTTTCGGCAAATCTTTGCCTTATTTCCTCTTTGTGCCATTTTAGTAACCATGAGACCAGGCACAGCCTGCCAGCGTGAAGGCCTGTTTACTCCTACGCTGGTGCAGGATTGCCCTGTGGCTCCACCCTGCTTCAGAAGAAAAGGAGTcaaattaacttattttcctCTCCCCCAAAGATGCATACACGGATGAAGATCTGATGCTGTATTGGAAGAATGGGGACGAATCCCTGAAAACAGATGAGAAGATCTCCCTGTCtcagtttctgattcagaaatTTCACACCACGTCCAGACTGGCCTTCTACAGCAGCACTGGTACCTAACTTTTGCCACAGTCTGATTCAAATGTGGAAGAAAACACATTAGAATTCTTCAGCCTTAAGCTTTCCCTCTTTCAGTCCAAATAACTTTTTATCATTATGATAATGCCTAGTCTAACAACACATAGACAGCACTTAAaagcagagattttaaaaagttgctgAGCACTGAAATCCCATGGCCAGAGGGAGTCATTCTGAACAATTCAGCAAACGCCTTGCAGACATTTTGctttaattatgtaattttacAAAAGTGGGGTCAGAGTTTACATGCTATTCTGAGGTTTTGACATGTAAATTTAGGGAGGACACACATTCAGTCTGCAGCTCCTCTGCAATCACTTTCTGGAACAGTTATGACTGTTGCACTGTAACTGTCCTGCATGCCAAGTGTTCCAGTTCCTGTTGCCAAGTCCACCTTTTACTTTCAGCCTTAGTCGTTGCAAGCTTAtcctgccttttccttttccttccatcaTTGTCCCTTTCCTTTCAACTCCTCCGTGCATACTTTTTCCTTACAAAGAACACCAAGGTGCAGCTAAAGCATTGATCATAAACCTGTGATGGTTCCCTCTGTTCCTAAATGCAGTGTTGTGCTTAGCTTGGTATTTTAACTTCACACTCACTCTCCCCCGTAAAGAACTCCAAAGGGAGTTGTTAAATCCATGCATCTCAAGCTTTAATCTGTATATGAACCACGTGGGGAGGAGTGTTAAAAGGAAGTTCTGATTCAggagatctggggtggggcccaagagtctgcatttctaacaagcaaCCAAGTCATGGCGATGCTTCTGGGCCCGGTGTCACAATCTGAGTAATGAGAGTCTTAAACGGCCTTCTCAAGGGGCTCCTGTTACATATAGGACAGGGGCCGATGAGTCTTGAGATGGACGCATCCACATAGTGTGGGTTATCACGGCATCACTCTCTTCCATGGTTTTTCTCACTTCCACTTAATAGAGGAATGGTAAGGTTCTAGGGACATGCCTGAGGCATTTATGATTCCCtgaataaaatgtgttttatgaaGGAGCTGAGTGGCTATGATGtgtgttctctctccttcctgtgcCCCCCAGGCTGGTACAACCGTCTGTACATTAACTTCACGTTACGTCGCCACATCTTCTTCTTCTTGCTCCAAACCTACTTCCCTGCCACCCTGATGGTCATGCTGTCCTGGGTGTCCTTCTGGATCGACCGCAGAGCCGTGCCTGCCAGAGTCTCACTGGGTAAAAGCATTGGATAAGGTGTGGCAGGGTGGTTTTTCAGcttttcagttgaaaagaaaTAGTGATATCATTATTCAGGGTTCTCAACTGAGGGCTGTCAGAGTCACTAGGAGCTAAGTTCCCTCCTGCCTCTTGCTTTCCATTCACATGCTGTCATCTGTTTCCCAGACTCACTGTGAAAGCCACAGGGAGCTCCAACTACATCAACTTTGCTGGAACCATTTCAGAAAGACAGTGTCTGTTTGGGGCATTACTCCCACCACCGGCAGTACCAGAGCTCAGTGCTTTGATAAATAAGACAATTCTACAAGTGCCCAAACTTACTCTGTAAATACAAAAACTTTGTTTGTTGGCCTTATTTAGACACAGAGTTTGGGAGCAGGGCTCATATTTCATAATTTCTGAGAAGGAGAGGGCTGCACTCCCCGGAGCTGTGGTCTAGTCCTTTGCAGACCCTGAATTCCAGAGTGAGTGTTTGCAACACATCATTGTCAGTTTGGACAAAATCAGGCTGGGCCCTGAGACGTGAGGATTTAACCAGCAAGGCACGGAGAATAAGGAACATGAAAGACACCATGGAATTTCCAGTCTTCCCTGACttagatggggggggggggtatgtGTTCTTTCCTTGAGGTTTGAGCAGGTTCCTTTTGAGGTATCCTTTAGTTGCAGTTTTATATTCCACGTCTGAGCAGGTCCTTTGTGAAGCACCCCTGATCTGGGCAGCCACATCACAGACACCCAGGCCCCCAATGGGGCTGGAGTGAAAGGAGACAGGTGGCGCGCTCGCCAGATCCTCACACCTCTACGAAGTGGCAATGTGCCTTGGGGACTTCTTGTTAGATTTGAGGgagagaatgtaaaatgatgacCTGGTGAAACGTGGGGCAGCCGTGTATCCTTGTCAGTGGCTGAACGAGAGCTGGATGTTGCAGGGATCACCACGGTGCTGACCATGTCCACCATCATCACCGGCGTGAACGCCTCCATGCCCCGCGTCTCCTACATCAAGGCGGTGGACATCTACCTCTGGGTCAGCTTCGTGTTCGTGTTCCTCTCGGTGCTGGAGTACGCAGCCGTCAACTACCTGACCACCGTGCAGGAGAGGAAGGAGCGGAAGCTGCAGGAGAAGGTGAGAGAAGTTTCATTCACATCCTTGTCGGAGCCAGTGCTGCTGGTTGGATGAGAGTCGGGGAGGGGGCTGCATGGAGGAAAAAGAGGTATTTGTGCAAAAGGAGGAGACTGATTTTAGAGTAGGTTCCAGCTTCTACCACAAAGGATCCCAGAAAGTAGTAAGTCTCGGGACAAACAGCAGGATGACTTGGGTTCTTAGACCCAACTCTGCCACTgatgtttcctcatctgttaaaaaaaaaaagtataaccaAACTCTGACTccggcccccgccccctccctcccagggttaTTGTAAGGGTcagatgagataatgtatatggAAGTTGTTTTGAAACTGTGTGGTTCAGGCACACATGAAGTATCACTTATTACTGAATATGTCTAGGGaaattgcttccatgtcttatgAGCAGATGAGGGGAAAGTTCCAGAATAAAAAGTTCCTGTGTTTATCAGTGAAAAATCTAGGCACGCACAACTTTAGCCTTTAGACTCACTGGAAATAGTATGCAATCTATACCGTACTGCTCTGTACTGAACTGTACTGTAGCGTAGAAAGCAAATGGGGAATTCAGGCCAGTGTGCCTGGGTGGAGAGGGAAAGTCTATTCTATTCCTATGCAGGCTCGTTTTAATatagttaagaaataaaatgccaACTTGTTACCAAATCCTTGCTAATCATTGCACTAATCAAAATGAGTGCTCTAACAAGGGTAGAGATCAGGGCACATGAAAACCCCATATTTATGCACGTCTAGGTGGCTGAGAGCTGCTTAGCATAAGGGAGCTTTAAATTTTAGGAATAGAGGATATGTTGCCTTTTCAAAGgtagtcttttaaatatttgggggggtaattaggatttctctttatttattttaatggaggtgctggagattgaacccaggacctcgtgcatgctaagcatgcgctctaccacttgagctaccgACCTCCCAAAATAGTCTTTTAATGCCCACATTGTACCTGTTAAATATTTCCACATTATCTTCAAGTATGCTAGATTGttttaagaatttatattttaaattatcttcaaaACTTCTTTGTTTCAGCATTTGAGTATTCATTCAAATTTTCAATAATCTATATGTTGACCATCAGCAAATGCCGTTGGATTATAGTTAAacatttttgatttataatctgTTAGATTCTCCTATGTAGAGCTGTTCAAAAAATAGCAATGCCTTCATCTGGCAAATACGGGCCCGTGAACCATTGACCATGCATAACTTGTACTTGGGCAGTTCATTAACCTGTCACCAGACGATTTAAGTCTGAGAAGGTGTGGTGGCTGGAGGATGGACTAGTGGGAAGACACAAAATCTCTCTTGCATTGCCCCACAGAGAAACCACTATTCAGGACCATTTTTGTAGCCCCCAGTGGAGCTGAGGTTCCTAAAGTGGGAGACCAGA
Coding sequences within:
- the GABRR2 gene encoding LOW QUALITY PROTEIN: gamma-aminobutyric acid receptor subunit rho-2 (The sequence of the model RefSeq protein was modified relative to this genomic sequence to represent the inferred CDS: deleted 1 base in 1 codon) produces the protein MVKPGGICPAAASWKAAWGITDVHRMPYFTRLILFLFCLMVLVESRKPKKRRWTGQLETSKPSHLHKKNFDMTKIPNGKPQPLLRVDDHDFTMRPAFGGPAIPVGMDVQVESLDSISEVDMDFTMTLYLRHYWKDERLAFPSTSNKSMTFDGRLVKKIWVPDVFFVHSKRSFIHDTTTDNIMLRVFPDGQVLYSMRITVTAMCNMDFSHFPLDSQTCSLELESYAYTDEDLMLYWKNGDESLKTDEKISLSQFLIQKFHTTSRLAFYSSTGWYNRLYINFTLRRHIFFFLLQTYFPATLMVMLSWVSFWIDRRAVPARVSLGITTVLTMSTIITGVNASMPRVSYIKAVDIYLWVSFVFVFLSVLEYAAVNYLTTVQERKERKLQEKFPCMCGMLPSRTMMLDGSYSESEANSLAGYPRSHILTEEERQDKIVVHLALSNESNSSRKKGLLKGQMGHLIFQNTHAIDKYSRLIFPASYIFFNLIYWPVFA